A window of the Arenibacter algicola genome harbors these coding sequences:
- a CDS encoding peptide-N-glycosidase F-related protein, whose product MIQRFLYLLAGFILVQQNLHAQATENIISHIQETIVTDPSKGENSYKHWAVFPPKNKEIRQIILNLTFECPDNMRCADWDYVDHIKVRQKNDTTNYEIARMLTPYGGRFQEDWRFDWKVDITDFSPILRDSLEVDYIHTGYEDNKTRGWKVTVDFEITYGTPVAEQLAIHKVYDGNYSYGDKSDPIENHLVPVALKASTQSSFGKVKIHQTGHGMDANGCGEFCDKYRDILYNGKVIDRKQLWMECGDNPLYPQAGTWIFDRANWCPGYLLQPDEVSFDLNSGQEFTIDLNMEPYETEKPSAKELLVAYVLEYGKINSENDVALVDIISPSNEKIHSRKNETGAFPIIRIKNNGQNNLKSLVINYFLEGQKPKEFKWKGDIPFGETALLTLPEEIFSDKESTRFFVELKRPNGKKDGYGLDNSKSSVYTKPNILPESVIIYFKTNKKPGQNEYSVTDSYGKPIFKRDSVDLKPYTIYSDTLRLRKGNYTFKLHDKGGDGLEFWFRAKDGNGSVKLLDTLGQAIKHFNSDFGSHIMYNFRVEPGVTYHLDNEPSINMFPARTEGPVTLDYFANDEKNVEVIITQQEDETKIVETHTYLNFKKGIFTYDLSYLPKMRYYLKVVIDGKEVFKNRIRLKE is encoded by the coding sequence ATGATCCAAAGATTTCTATATCTGTTAGCCGGTTTTATACTGGTACAACAAAACTTGCATGCCCAAGCTACAGAAAATATAATATCCCACATCCAGGAAACCATTGTTACCGATCCGTCAAAAGGTGAAAATAGTTATAAGCATTGGGCCGTTTTTCCTCCCAAAAACAAGGAAATTCGGCAGATAATCTTAAATCTTACTTTTGAATGCCCTGACAATATGCGCTGTGCAGACTGGGATTATGTTGACCATATTAAAGTGAGGCAAAAGAATGACACCACCAACTATGAAATTGCTAGAATGCTTACACCCTATGGCGGCAGATTTCAGGAAGATTGGCGATTTGATTGGAAAGTGGACATTACGGATTTTAGTCCCATTTTAAGGGATAGCCTCGAGGTAGATTATATACATACAGGTTACGAAGACAATAAGACCCGCGGATGGAAGGTTACCGTAGATTTTGAAATTACTTATGGGACTCCCGTTGCCGAGCAACTGGCCATACATAAGGTCTACGATGGCAATTATAGTTATGGAGATAAATCAGATCCCATTGAAAATCACTTGGTACCAGTTGCTTTAAAGGCCAGTACCCAATCCTCCTTTGGAAAGGTAAAAATTCATCAGACAGGACATGGGATGGATGCCAATGGCTGTGGGGAATTTTGTGACAAATACCGTGACATACTGTATAACGGCAAGGTAATCGATAGAAAACAATTATGGATGGAATGTGGAGATAACCCCTTATATCCACAAGCCGGGACCTGGATCTTTGACCGGGCCAATTGGTGCCCCGGTTATTTATTGCAACCAGATGAGGTAAGTTTTGACTTAAATTCAGGACAAGAATTTACCATTGACCTTAATATGGAACCCTATGAAACGGAAAAGCCAAGTGCAAAAGAACTTTTAGTGGCCTATGTTCTGGAATATGGCAAGATAAATTCCGAAAATGACGTTGCTTTAGTGGATATCATATCCCCTTCCAACGAAAAAATACACAGTAGAAAAAATGAAACGGGAGCTTTTCCCATTATCCGGATAAAGAATAATGGCCAGAACAATTTAAAATCTTTGGTAATAAATTATTTTCTAGAGGGGCAGAAACCAAAAGAATTTAAATGGAAAGGAGACATTCCTTTTGGGGAAACCGCCCTATTAACCTTGCCCGAAGAGATATTTAGTGATAAAGAGTCTACCCGCTTTTTTGTAGAATTAAAAAGGCCTAATGGCAAAAAAGATGGTTACGGTTTGGATAATTCCAAAAGCTCAGTCTATACCAAACCCAATATCTTGCCCGAGTCCGTTATTATCTATTTTAAGACGAATAAAAAGCCCGGCCAAAATGAATATTCCGTTACCGATAGCTACGGAAAGCCAATATTCAAAAGAGATAGTGTAGATCTTAAACCTTACACCATCTATTCGGATACCCTGAGACTTCGAAAGGGTAACTATACTTTTAAGTTACATGATAAAGGAGGGGATGGACTTGAGTTTTGGTTCAGGGCAAAGGATGGCAATGGTAGCGTTAAACTATTGGATACTTTGGGGCAGGCCATAAAACATTTCAATTCCGACTTTGGGAGCCATATTATGTATAACTTTAGAGTAGAACCTGGGGTTACCTATCATTTGGACAATGAACCATCCATAAATATGTTCCCTGCCAGAACCGAGGGTCCAGTAACATTGGATTATTTTGCCAATGACGAAAAAAATGTGGAGGTCATTATTACCCAACAGGAAGATGAGACAAAAATAGTGGAAACCCATACCTACTTAAATTTCAAAAAGGGTATTTTTACATATGACCTCTCCTATTTGCCTAAAATGCGCTACTATCTAAAAGTTGTAATAGACGGCAAAGAAGTATTTAAAAATAGAATTAGGCTAAAGGAGTAA
- a CDS encoding UDP-2,3-diacylglucosamine diphosphatase, whose product MDVPAGKKIYFSSDNHLGAPTKDLSFPREKRFVAWLDTVKEDASAIFLLGDLFDFWFEYKTVVPKGFTRTLGKLAEITDSGIPVYYFVGNHDLWMNGYFEEELNIPVYHEPQSFLLNGKSFLIGHGDGLGPGDKGYKRMKKVFTNPVSKWLYNWLHPDFGVKLAQYLSVKNKMISGDEDIKFLGEENEWLVQYCRRKLEQQHYDYFVFGHRHLPLEIPLNDNSIYVNLGDWISYFTYGEFDGSSLSLKKYESSLS is encoded by the coding sequence ATTGACGTTCCCGCGGGCAAGAAAATATACTTCTCTAGTGATAATCATTTGGGGGCTCCTACCAAGGACCTTAGTTTTCCACGAGAAAAGAGGTTTGTGGCTTGGTTGGATACCGTAAAAGAGGATGCTTCCGCTATTTTTCTCCTTGGGGATCTTTTCGATTTTTGGTTCGAGTATAAAACGGTAGTGCCCAAGGGCTTTACCCGTACCTTGGGGAAATTGGCAGAAATTACCGATTCGGGCATTCCGGTATACTATTTTGTGGGGAACCATGATTTATGGATGAACGGATATTTTGAAGAGGAGTTGAACATTCCTGTATATCACGAACCACAATCCTTTTTATTAAATGGTAAGTCATTTTTAATTGGACATGGTGATGGTTTGGGTCCTGGGGACAAAGGGTACAAGCGGATGAAAAAAGTATTCACCAACCCCGTATCCAAATGGCTGTATAATTGGTTGCATCCCGATTTTGGCGTAAAACTGGCCCAATATCTTTCCGTAAAGAACAAAATGATTTCCGGGGATGAGGATATTAAATTTCTTGGGGAGGAGAACGAATGGCTGGTGCAATACTGTAGACGGAAACTGGAACAGCAGCACTATGATTATTTTGTTTTTGGGCATCGGCACCTGCCTTTGGAAATACCCTTAAATGATAATTCAATCTATGTGAATCTAGGGGATTGGATTTCCTATTTTACTTACGGCGAATTTGATGGGTCTTCCTTATCCCTGAAGAAATATGAGTCTTCCTTAAGCTGA
- the recJ gene encoding single-stranded-DNA-specific exonuclease RecJ produces the protein MRWTIKPKPEQPQIDALAAALNVEDLVAQLLLQRGIANYEDAKRFFRPQLSDLHDPFLMKDMDKAVERIERAIAEQENILIFGDYDVDGTTAVALVSSYLESTYPNVATYIPDRYNEGYGVSYQGIDFAEDNSFSLIIALDCGVKAIEKVEYAKEKGIDFIICDHHRPGNTLPNAVAVLDPKRADCSYPYDELCGCGVGFKLIQALGSNKGETIEDLVPYLDLVATAIGADIVPITGENRVMAYWGLQVINQDPRAGFKAIINQIKKQVLTITDVVFIIAPRINAAGRMEHGQHAVNLLKETDLARAEFFAAEIEKYNTDRRNLDQIIAQEALLQIQENKEEEGFTSVVYNETWHKGVIGIVASRLIETYYRPTLVFTKSGNKLAASARSIKGFDVYEALEGCSDTIEQFGGHMYAAGLTLLEENYEAFKAKFEEVVANTMDPNLMSPEIMVDAIINLDQITPKLMRIIKQFAPFGPGNMTPTFMVENLNDTGYAKVVGQEGKHLKCKLFDKNNGSRRSGIDAIGFNLGKHLPTVSSKTVSAVFTLDENEWQGKIALQMKLKDLKEHDSYQF, from the coding sequence ATGCGATGGACCATTAAACCAAAACCCGAACAACCACAAATTGACGCGTTAGCCGCGGCCCTAAACGTGGAAGATCTGGTAGCGCAACTATTATTACAGCGTGGCATTGCCAACTATGAGGATGCCAAAAGGTTTTTTAGGCCACAGCTTTCAGACCTTCACGATCCTTTTTTAATGAAGGATATGGACAAGGCCGTGGAACGAATAGAAAGGGCCATTGCAGAGCAGGAAAATATTTTGATTTTTGGTGACTACGACGTGGATGGCACTACGGCAGTAGCCTTGGTTTCCTCCTATTTGGAAAGCACCTACCCCAACGTGGCCACCTATATCCCGGACCGATATAACGAAGGCTATGGGGTTTCCTATCAAGGTATAGATTTTGCCGAGGATAACAGCTTTTCCCTAATAATTGCCTTGGATTGTGGGGTTAAGGCCATTGAGAAGGTAGAATATGCAAAGGAAAAGGGTATCGACTTTATTATCTGTGATCACCACAGGCCAGGGAATACTTTACCAAATGCAGTAGCTGTTTTGGACCCTAAAAGAGCGGATTGTTCCTATCCTTATGACGAACTTTGTGGCTGTGGGGTAGGATTTAAATTGATCCAGGCATTGGGGAGCAATAAAGGGGAAACTATTGAAGATTTAGTTCCTTATTTGGATTTGGTTGCTACAGCCATAGGGGCAGATATAGTGCCCATTACAGGGGAAAACCGGGTTATGGCCTATTGGGGGCTGCAAGTAATCAACCAAGATCCGAGAGCCGGTTTTAAGGCGATCATCAATCAGATAAAAAAACAAGTCCTTACCATTACAGACGTGGTTTTTATAATTGCTCCGCGAATTAATGCTGCAGGGCGCATGGAGCACGGGCAACACGCGGTTAATCTGTTAAAGGAAACCGATTTGGCACGGGCCGAATTTTTTGCCGCCGAAATAGAGAAATACAATACGGACAGAAGAAACCTAGACCAGATCATTGCCCAAGAAGCCCTATTACAGATACAAGAAAACAAAGAAGAGGAAGGTTTTACCTCAGTGGTATACAATGAAACCTGGCATAAGGGGGTAATCGGAATTGTAGCCTCCCGTCTCATTGAAACTTATTATAGGCCCACTTTGGTCTTTACAAAGAGCGGCAATAAATTGGCAGCCTCTGCGCGATCCATCAAAGGTTTCGACGTATATGAGGCATTGGAGGGCTGTTCCGATACCATTGAACAATTTGGTGGGCATATGTATGCCGCCGGATTAACTTTACTTGAAGAGAATTACGAGGCCTTTAAAGCCAAATTTGAGGAAGTGGTTGCCAATACCATGGATCCAAATCTAATGTCTCCTGAAATTATGGTAGACGCCATAATTAACTTGGATCAAATTACTCCAAAGCTGATGCGCATTATTAAACAATTTGCCCCCTTTGGCCCAGGAAATATGACCCCTACTTTCATGGTAGAAAATCTTAACGATACCGGCTACGCAAAAGTGGTAGGACAAGAAGGAAAACATTTAAAATGTAAGCTTTTTGATAAAAATAACGGCTCCAGGAGGTCGGGAATTGATGCAATTGGGTTTAATTTAGGTAAGCATTTACCTACGGTATCAAGCAAAACCGTTAGCGCCGTTTTTACATTGGATGAAAACGAATGGCAGGGTAAAATAGCCCTTCAAATGAAGTTAAAGGATCTAAAAGAACATGATAGTTATCAATTTTAA
- a CDS encoding OsmC family protein, which yields MTNQITTKWLGNMAFESNNPSGNNLIIDVAPENGGEGMGYRPKALMLTALAGCSGLDVASLIKKMKLEVEEFRIETIANLTEEDPKFYDKVVVEYHFTGANLNEKKLQRAVDLSVEKYCGVMEMFRQFATLEIKTYFDK from the coding sequence ATGACAAATCAAATCACTACCAAATGGCTTGGTAATATGGCCTTTGAAAGCAATAATCCGTCCGGAAACAACCTAATTATAGATGTAGCCCCTGAAAATGGGGGAGAAGGCATGGGATACAGGCCTAAAGCCCTTATGTTGACCGCTTTGGCCGGCTGTTCCGGTCTGGATGTTGCTTCCCTAATTAAAAAAATGAAATTGGAGGTGGAAGAGTTTAGAATAGAGACTATTGCCAACCTAACCGAGGAGGACCCTAAATTTTACGACAAGGTAGTGGTAGAGTATCATTTTACTGGAGCTAACCTCAACGAAAAAAAATTGCAAAGAGCGGTTGATCTTTCCGTTGAAAAATATTGTGGGGTAATGGAAATGTTCCGTCAATTCGCAACCTTGGAGATTAAGACTTATTTTGATAAATAA
- a CDS encoding 2OG-Fe(II) oxygenase, whose amino-acid sequence MAELFEQLEFKENPLFEKVIDDILIQKYSIVDDFFSPEDVAQLRDSLLAKYEEDQFKKAAIGNRVNELIIKAIRGDFILWMDESSKDILEQQFFLKINELANYLNKTCFMGILFKEFHYAIYPEGTFYKRHLDTFQNDDRRKLSMVCYLNEPDWVADKDGGELVLYLPTENGEEAKHIAPFPGRVVIFESQELEHEVKPAHRERLSITGWLKTR is encoded by the coding sequence TTGGCAGAACTATTTGAACAACTGGAGTTTAAGGAGAATCCTCTTTTTGAAAAAGTGATAGATGATATCCTAATACAGAAATACAGTATTGTAGATGATTTTTTCTCTCCGGAGGATGTGGCCCAATTAAGGGATTCACTCCTGGCCAAATATGAGGAGGATCAATTTAAAAAAGCAGCTATAGGAAATCGTGTCAATGAATTGATCATAAAGGCAATCCGTGGCGATTTTATCCTGTGGATGGATGAAAGCAGTAAGGATATACTGGAACAACAGTTTTTTCTAAAAATTAATGAATTGGCCAATTATCTGAACAAGACCTGTTTTATGGGAATCCTATTCAAGGAATTTCACTATGCCATATATCCTGAAGGCACTTTTTACAAAAGGCATTTGGACACTTTTCAGAATGATGATAGGCGTAAACTTTCCATGGTCTGTTATCTAAATGAACCAGATTGGGTGGCAGATAAAGATGGTGGTGAATTGGTACTATACTTACCCACGGAAAATGGGGAAGAGGCAAAACATATTGCCCCCTTTCCGGGAAGGGTCGTTATTTTTGAAAGTCAAGAATTGGAGCACGAGGTAAAACCTGCCCATCGCGAACGACTTAGCATCACTGGGTGGTTAAAGACCAGATAA
- a CDS encoding 6-pyruvoyl trahydropterin synthase family protein, translating into MGNIRITKQFNFETGHALFGYDGKCRNVHGHSYKLSVTVIGKPITDTAHVKLGMVIDFGDLKRIVKEEIVDQFDHATVFNKNTPHVELAQELTDRGHNVILANYQPTSENMVLDFADRIKARLPKNISLHSLKLQETDTSFAEWYASDN; encoded by the coding sequence ATGGGCAACATTCGTATTACCAAACAGTTTAATTTTGAAACTGGACATGCCTTGTTCGGTTATGATGGTAAATGTAGAAATGTACATGGGCATAGTTATAAGCTTTCAGTAACCGTAATAGGGAAGCCTATTACCGATACTGCACACGTAAAATTGGGAATGGTCATAGATTTTGGGGATTTGAAGAGAATTGTGAAGGAAGAGATTGTGGATCAATTTGACCATGCTACAGTTTTTAATAAAAATACTCCGCATGTGGAATTGGCACAGGAACTAACGGATAGGGGGCACAATGTAATATTGGCCAATTATCAACCTACCAGTGAAAATATGGTTTTGGATTTTGCAGATAGAATAAAGGCCAGATTGCCAAAAAACATCAGCCTACATTCTTTAAAGCTACAGGAAACCGACACCTCCTTTGCAGAGTGGTACGCTTCTGATAATTAA
- a CDS encoding CehA/McbA family metallohydrolase domain-containing protein, with amino-acid sequence MKHVLPSILLIMAFLMESCGDSNKSTDTAVNKKWYKGNLHTHSFWSDGDEFPETILEWYKSHDYQFIALSDHNTVSMEEKWIQVREDSIYQKSFENYLATYGEDWVEHKTDSGKVHVKLKTYTEYRDLFEKAEEFLVIHSEEITDRYEDKHVHMNASNIQEKIDPQGGNSISEVMQNNLDAVLKQRKETGVPIMPHINHPNFYYSISLDDMISLKGERFFEVYNGHPMVHNMGDSTHISTEEMWDQINISYITAKKPIMYGLATDDSHNYHKMGNKWSNSGRGWVMVQSDTLSAPSLIEAMERGDFYSTTGVTLKTLEFGDKTLKVEVEPETGIEYNITFLGCLKGETEVKELKAVKGGSASFELTDDILFVRSKISSTKLQKNPIEDIKYESAWTQPILND; translated from the coding sequence ATGAAACATGTTTTACCCTCTATTTTGTTAATTATGGCTTTTCTAATGGAAAGCTGTGGAGATAGTAATAAAAGTACTGATACAGCTGTAAATAAAAAGTGGTACAAAGGTAATCTTCATACCCATTCGTTCTGGAGCGATGGGGACGAGTTTCCTGAGACTATTCTGGAGTGGTATAAGTCGCACGACTATCAATTCATTGCCCTATCGGACCATAATACCGTTTCTATGGAGGAAAAATGGATACAGGTCAGGGAAGATTCCATTTATCAAAAAAGCTTTGAGAACTATTTGGCAACTTATGGGGAGGATTGGGTAGAGCATAAAACGGACTCCGGAAAGGTGCATGTAAAATTAAAGACGTATACGGAGTATAGGGATCTTTTTGAGAAAGCGGAAGAATTTTTAGTCATTCATTCGGAAGAAATTACGGACAGGTACGAGGACAAACATGTACATATGAACGCTAGCAATATTCAGGAAAAAATAGATCCCCAGGGGGGTAATAGTATTTCGGAAGTCATGCAGAACAATCTGGATGCGGTACTTAAACAACGGAAAGAAACGGGAGTTCCTATTATGCCACATATAAATCATCCCAACTTTTATTACAGTATTAGTCTTGACGACATGATATCCTTGAAGGGAGAGCGCTTTTTTGAAGTGTACAACGGTCATCCCATGGTTCATAATATGGGAGATTCAACACATATTTCTACGGAGGAAATGTGGGATCAGATCAATATATCCTATATAACGGCCAAAAAACCCATTATGTATGGTTTGGCAACCGATGATTCCCATAATTACCATAAAATGGGTAATAAATGGAGTAATTCCGGCAGGGGTTGGGTAATGGTACAGTCCGATACCTTGTCTGCTCCCTCATTGATAGAGGCTATGGAAAGGGGCGACTTCTATTCTACCACTGGGGTTACCCTTAAAACTTTGGAATTTGGAGACAAGACCTTGAAGGTGGAAGTGGAACCGGAAACAGGTATTGAATATAATATAACTTTTCTTGGATGTCTTAAAGGGGAAACCGAAGTCAAGGAGTTGAAGGCTGTGAAGGGCGGTTCTGCCAGTTTCGAGCTAACGGATGATATACTCTTTGTAAGGAGTAAAATATCTTCTACAAAACTTCAGAAAAACCCAATAGAGGACATCAAATACGAATCTGCTTGGACACAGCCCATACTCAATGATTAG
- a CDS encoding PfkB family carbohydrate kinase, which produces MGKLLIVGTVAFDAIETPFGKTDKILGGAATFIGLAASQFRVKSAIVSVVGEDFPQDYLDLLTEKNIDISGLQVIKGGKTFFWSGKYHNDLNSRDTLSTELNVLADFAPVVPNNFKDADVLMLGNLHPDTQLSVINQMEERPKLIVLDTMNFWMDHALDELKEVVKHIDVITINDEEARQLTGEHSLLKAAEKIHLMGPKFVVIKKGEHGALLFHNSQVFFAPALPLEEVFDPTGAGDTFAGGFSGYLAESENISFNNLKSAVIHGSNLASFCVERFGTERMEKLDKKEVNDRLLQFKELTQFDIELQ; this is translated from the coding sequence ATGGGTAAACTTTTAATCGTAGGAACAGTCGCATTTGACGCTATAGAAACCCCTTTCGGCAAAACCGATAAAATTTTGGGAGGGGCAGCCACCTTTATTGGTCTGGCAGCTTCCCAGTTTAGAGTAAAATCTGCCATTGTTTCTGTTGTGGGCGAAGATTTTCCCCAAGATTATTTGGATCTTTTGACCGAAAAGAATATTGATATTTCAGGCCTACAGGTTATTAAAGGTGGTAAAACCTTCTTTTGGAGTGGCAAATATCACAACGATCTTAATTCCAGGGATACCTTATCCACAGAATTGAATGTACTGGCCGACTTTGCTCCGGTAGTTCCAAACAATTTTAAGGACGCAGACGTATTAATGTTGGGAAATTTACACCCGGACACACAACTGAGCGTAATTAATCAGATGGAAGAACGACCAAAGCTAATAGTACTGGATACCATGAACTTTTGGATGGACCATGCCCTTGATGAATTGAAGGAAGTTGTAAAACACATAGACGTGATCACCATTAACGATGAAGAGGCCAGACAGCTAACCGGAGAGCACTCCTTGCTAAAGGCTGCGGAGAAAATACATCTTATGGGCCCTAAATTTGTGGTCATAAAAAAAGGGGAACACGGCGCATTGTTGTTTCACAATTCCCAGGTATTTTTTGCCCCAGCGCTGCCCTTGGAGGAGGTTTTTGATCCAACAGGTGCAGGAGATACCTTTGCAGGAGGCTTTTCTGGATATTTGGCGGAATCCGAAAACATTAGTTTCAACAATCTAAAGAGTGCGGTTATACACGGTTCCAATTTAGCCTCATTTTGTGTTGAACGATTTGGCACTGAAAGAATGGAAAAATTAGATAAGAAAGAGGTCAACGACAGGTTGCTCCAATTTAAGGAGCTTACCCAATTTGATATTGAATTACAATAA
- a CDS encoding DUF4199 domain-containing protein — protein MSKFRIEIKWAIIFALATLLWMAFEKSMGWHDVLIEKHAIYTNFFAIIAIAVYVLALLDKRKVDYNGKMSWKQGFISGIILSVIIAVISPLTQYITSNFITPEYFTNIINFVVDSGKMDQEAAESYFNLNSYIIQSLFGALTMGIVTSAIVAFFVKKQ, from the coding sequence ATGAGCAAGTTCCGCATTGAAATTAAATGGGCCATTATTTTTGCATTGGCAACCCTGCTTTGGATGGCCTTTGAGAAATCTATGGGCTGGCACGATGTACTCATAGAAAAGCACGCTATATATACCAACTTTTTTGCTATCATAGCTATAGCAGTTTATGTATTGGCCCTATTGGACAAAAGAAAGGTGGATTACAATGGAAAAATGAGTTGGAAACAGGGATTTATCAGTGGTATCATTTTAAGTGTGATCATTGCCGTAATAAGTCCGTTGACACAATACATTACGAGTAATTTTATTACACCTGAATATTTTACAAATATTATTAATTTTGTGGTGGATTCGGGGAAAATGGATCAAGAAGCTGCGGAGAGTTATTTTAATTTGAATAGCTATATCATTCAAAGTCTTTTTGGTGCATTGACCATGGGAATCGTTACTTCGGCGATTGTGGCGTTTTTTGTGAAGAAGCAATAA
- a CDS encoding amidophosphoribosyltransferase has protein sequence MSDAIKHECGISLIRLLKPLEYYQEKYGSAFYGVNKMYLMMEKQHNRGQDGAGFASIKLDMEAGERYMSRVRSIDQQPIQDIFAQINDRINTSFKENPEYINDVAKQKKHIPYIGEVLLGHVRYGTFGKNSIESVHPFLRQNNWMHRNLIVAGNFNMTNVNELFDNLVQIGQHPKEKADTVTVMEKIGHFLDDAVAQLYKDIKKEGFNKREASPLIAERLNVAKILRRAAKNFDGGYAMAGLLGHGDSFVLRDPAGIRPAYYYKDDEIAVVASERPAIQTVFNVNFDDVKELDPGHAIIIKKNGKVKIKRILEPTERKACSFERIYFSRGSDKEIYQERKMLGKLLFPLILKSIDNDIKNTVFSYIPNTAETSFFGMVIAAQNYMNKKKEEQILSIGRKITREELHEILEVRPRIEKVAIKDAKLRTFITQDSSRDDLVAHVYDISYGSVKENDNLVIIDDSIVRGTTLQKSILRILDRLLPKKIIVVSSAPQIRYPDCYGIDMAKLEDFVAFKAALALHEERNTMHLVEEIYKKCLQQTSTHDSEVVNYVKEFYAPFTADEISDKIGQLLSPPDIKAQVQVIYQNIENLHEACPKNLGDWYFTGNYPTPGGNRVVNRAFINFFEGKNERAY, from the coding sequence ATGAGCGACGCTATAAAGCATGAATGTGGAATTTCCCTGATTCGGTTATTGAAGCCGTTGGAATATTATCAAGAAAAGTACGGTTCTGCCTTTTACGGGGTAAACAAGATGTACTTGATGATGGAAAAACAGCATAACCGTGGCCAGGATGGTGCAGGTTTTGCCAGTATTAAATTGGATATGGAAGCTGGCGAACGGTATATGAGTCGGGTACGCTCCATAGACCAACAACCCATACAGGATATTTTTGCCCAAATAAACGATCGTATAAACACTTCTTTTAAAGAAAATCCGGAATACATCAATGATGTGGCCAAACAGAAAAAGCATATTCCCTACATTGGGGAAGTTCTTTTGGGTCACGTACGTTACGGAACTTTTGGAAAAAACAGTATAGAGAGTGTACATCCCTTTTTAAGACAAAACAATTGGATGCACCGTAACCTGATCGTTGCCGGAAATTTTAACATGACCAATGTTAATGAACTTTTCGACAACCTTGTACAAATTGGACAACACCCGAAGGAAAAAGCCGATACCGTTACGGTAATGGAAAAAATTGGGCATTTTCTAGACGATGCAGTTGCTCAACTTTATAAGGATATTAAAAAAGAAGGCTTTAACAAGAGGGAAGCCTCCCCATTGATTGCGGAAAGATTAAATGTTGCTAAGATTTTGAGAAGAGCGGCCAAAAATTTTGATGGTGGTTATGCCATGGCCGGCCTTTTGGGACATGGCGATTCCTTTGTTCTAAGAGACCCTGCAGGAATTAGACCTGCGTATTACTATAAAGACGATGAGATTGCTGTGGTAGCCTCCGAAAGGCCTGCAATACAGACAGTATTCAACGTTAATTTTGACGACGTTAAGGAATTGGACCCGGGACACGCCATCATCATCAAAAAAAATGGCAAGGTTAAGATCAAGAGAATTTTAGAACCTACCGAAAGAAAGGCCTGTTCTTTTGAACGTATTTATTTCTCTAGGGGAAGTGACAAGGAAATATATCAGGAAAGAAAAATGTTGGGAAAACTGCTTTTCCCACTAATCCTGAAATCGATAGATAACGATATAAAAAATACCGTATTCTCCTATATCCCCAATACTGCGGAAACCTCCTTTTTCGGAATGGTAATCGCAGCACAGAACTACATGAACAAAAAGAAAGAAGAACAGATTCTTTCTATTGGAAGAAAAATAACACGGGAAGAACTACATGAGATCTTGGAAGTGAGGCCAAGAATAGAGAAAGTGGCCATAAAAGATGCCAAACTCAGAACCTTCATAACACAGGACAGCAGTAGGGACGATTTGGTGGCACACGTCTATGATATCTCCTATGGATCTGTGAAGGAAAACGACAATTTGGTAATCATAGATGATAGTATCGTGAGAGGAACCACTCTTCAAAAGAGTATCCTAAGAATTTTAGACCGACTATTGCCGAAGAAAATTATAGTTGTCTCATCGGCACCTCAAATCCGATATCCTGACTGCTACGGAATAGATATGGCCAAACTGGAAGATTTTGTTGCATTTAAGGCCGCTTTGGCCCTTCATGAAGAAAGGAATACTATGCACCTTGTAGAGGAAATCTACAAAAAATGTCTGCAACAAACCAGTACACATGATTCTGAGGTAGTAAATTACGTAAAGGAATTCTATGCCCCTTTTACGGCAGATGAGATTTCGGACAAAATTGGACAATTATTAAGTCCGCCAGATATTAAAGCCCAGGTTCAGGTAATTTATCAAAATATTGAAAACCTACATGAAGCCTGTCCCAAAAACCTGGGAGATTGGTACTTTACCGGCAATTATCCCACACCCGGTGGTAACCGCGTAGTAAACAGGGCGTTCATTAACTTTTTCGAAGGCAAGAACGAACGGGCATACTAA